TTCTTTATTTCAATAGGAATCATACTGGTAGGATGGGAAGCTTTCTCCAGACTTAACATATTAAATCCTTCACTGATTTCCCGGCCAAGCGAAATATTCACCGTTTTGTATGATCTCCTCAGTAAAACAGCGCCTTCAGGTATGCCTCTTCTGCTTGCTCATATCTATTCGAGTTTATATAGGCTGTTATACGCATACTTGATTGCACTTGCAATTGGGATAGGACTTGGAATACTCATGGGACAAAACGATAAAGTCTACTGGTTTTTTGAGCCGTTAATTACTTTGGCATTACCTATTCCTGGAATAGCGTGGGCGCCTATCTTCATGGTTTGGTTAGGGTTCGGCGACCCCACAATAATTACGGTAGGTATACTTGCCGCTTTTTTCCCAATAGTTTATAACACTGCGGCTGGAGTAAGAAGCATAAAAAAGGAGTTGATATGGGCAGCTCAGTCTATGGGAGCCAACGGAAAAACTATATTTTTCAAAGTTTTACTTCCAGCTTCCCTAGGCTACATTTTTACTGGAATTAAACTTGGCCTGGCCAGAAGTTGGCGAACAATAATTGCCGTTGAAATGATAGCAGGAACTCTCTGGGGATTAGGCTTCATGATCTACGACGCCAGAGAATACTTACGGCCATCAATCATTTACGCAGGAATAATAGTGCTTGCAGTCACCTATTTTGTTATTGAGGGTTTAATTAAGCTTTTAGAAAAAAGAACTATTGAAAAGTGGGGCATGGTTCGAAAGGAGGCCATTTAATGACTGCTCCAAAACTTAGACTCAAAAAATTGCTTCGTTTCCTTTTCCCAATTTTGGTTCTTCTAATAGTTTGGGAATTACTTGTTGATTTCAAAATTTTGAACCCTAAACTTCTCCCTTCTCCTAGCAATATAGCTGTCACCATGTATCAATTATCAATTCCTAA
This portion of the Candidatus Bathyarchaeota archaeon genome encodes:
- a CDS encoding ABC transporter permease, with translation MKLKESTETVIYFFISIGIILVGWEAFSRLNILNPSLISRPSEIFTVLYDLLSKTAPSGMPLLLAHIYSSLYRLLYAYLIALAIGIGLGILMGQNDKVYWFFEPLITLALPIPGIAWAPIFMVWLGFGDPTIITVGILAAFFPIVYNTAAGVRSIKKELIWAAQSMGANGKTIFFKVLLPASLGYIFTGIKLGLARSWRTIIAVEMIAGTLWGLGFMIYDAREYLRPSIIYAGIIVLAVTYFVIEGLIKLLEKRTIEKWGMVRKEAI